In the genome of Cellvibrio sp. KY-YJ-3, one region contains:
- a CDS encoding type I restriction enzyme HsdR N-terminal domain-containing protein has protein sequence MSQSINFQNFNETDVREEILAPLIRALGYRSGSEHNVVREQSLRYPRAFLGRKNTKKDPILRGKADYILEAGSKVRWIIEAKSPDVEMDFDSIDQAYTYANHPEIRAVYFALCNGKRFIVFQTNQGPEAGALLNLTFEELQEKYQTIENLLSPHSILRDHPVLERDMGVPIGHGLRSVVRITNGVISYCGNSVNLPSLTELQIGISGGAIERNESGQMLAFLNTVAPTRSMQLLNQRLGLTSFEMISEDRYISNDSKTPTVFISDKTVILPAGERLLDINSWQEFVIPENIVCRVQTQASGHLQGNLFHGDFSSIMHYQNVDRLINLYGKYEMYVA, from the coding sequence TTGTCACAATCAATAAACTTTCAAAACTTTAACGAAACAGATGTGAGAGAAGAAATTCTTGCACCGCTCATAAGAGCGCTCGGCTATCGTTCAGGCTCAGAACATAATGTTGTTCGGGAGCAATCACTTCGATATCCGAGAGCATTTCTTGGCCGCAAAAACACTAAAAAAGATCCAATACTTCGGGGAAAAGCAGACTATATTCTTGAGGCAGGCTCCAAAGTCCGCTGGATTATTGAGGCCAAGTCACCAGATGTTGAAATGGATTTCGATTCGATAGATCAGGCTTATACCTATGCAAATCACCCTGAAATTAGGGCGGTATATTTTGCATTATGTAACGGAAAGCGGTTTATTGTATTTCAAACTAATCAAGGGCCCGAAGCTGGCGCTCTTCTTAATCTAACCTTCGAAGAACTTCAAGAGAAATACCAAACCATTGAAAACTTACTTTCACCTCATTCAATCTTGCGAGACCATCCAGTCCTCGAAAGGGATATGGGAGTACCAATTGGGCATGGCCTTCGCTCTGTAGTGAGAATCACCAATGGCGTGATAAGTTATTGCGGTAATTCCGTAAACCTACCATCATTAACAGAACTGCAAATAGGAATTTCTGGAGGTGCAATCGAAAGGAATGAAAGCGGCCAAATGCTTGCTTTTTTAAATACAGTCGCACCAACCCGATCTATGCAATTGTTAAATCAGAGATTAGGATTAACGTCCTTCGAAATGATAAGTGAAGATAGATATATTTCAAATGATTCAAAAACCCCCACTGTCTTTATTAGTGACAAAACGGTGATACTTCCAGCAGGTGAGCGGTTATTAGACATTAATTCCTGGCAAGAATTTGTTATCCCCGAAAATATTGTTTGCAGGGTTCAGACTCAGGCATCAGGCCATCTTCAAGGGAATCTATTTCACGGTGATTTTTCTTCAATAATGCACTATCAAAATGTAGATCGACTGATAAATCTGTACGGTAAATATGAAATGTATGTGGCGTAA
- a CDS encoding Crp/Fnr family transcriptional regulator gives MTSAEKMQTPHLNFLLGALPAANLAPLEANLELVQLRLGDMLYEPNTQLQHAYFPTSAIVSLHYVTASGASVEISGVGNEGMVGISLFMGGNTTPSSAMVHTSGYAYRLERSLLNAEFANNIALQKMLLRYTQALITQVSQTAACNRHHSVEQQLSRWLLLTLDRITSGEFVLTQELVANMLGVRRESVTAAAASLQGNGCISYRRGHISVLNRKSLEGYACECYAVVRKEMQRLLGAAQT, from the coding sequence ATGACTTCCGCTGAAAAAATGCAGACACCCCACCTGAATTTTTTACTGGGCGCACTACCTGCCGCCAATCTTGCGCCGCTTGAGGCGAATTTGGAATTAGTGCAATTGCGCCTGGGCGATATGCTTTACGAACCCAACACACAATTACAGCACGCTTATTTTCCTACGAGCGCTATAGTGTCGTTGCACTATGTCACTGCCTCGGGCGCCTCGGTGGAAATTTCCGGTGTAGGTAATGAAGGTATGGTGGGTATTTCGCTGTTTATGGGCGGCAACACCACACCCAGCTCCGCCATGGTACACACCAGCGGTTACGCGTATCGCCTGGAGCGGTCGCTGCTAAATGCCGAGTTTGCAAACAATATTGCCCTACAAAAAATGCTGCTTCGCTACACCCAGGCACTTATCACTCAAGTCTCCCAAACCGCCGCGTGCAATCGCCACCACTCAGTGGAGCAACAACTCAGCCGCTGGTTACTACTCACCTTGGATCGCATCACCTCGGGTGAGTTTGTACTCACGCAAGAATTAGTTGCCAACATGCTCGGCGTGCGCCGCGAAAGTGTTACGGCTGCCGCAGCCAGTTTGCAGGGAAATGGATGCATTAGTTACCGGCGCGGGCATATATCCGTACTCAATCGCAAAAGCCTTGAGGGTTATGCTTGCGAATGTTACGCCGTAGTGCGGAAGGAAATGCAGCGGTTGTTGGGAGCAGCCCAAACCTGA
- a CDS encoding response regulator, whose product MTLTTMDLLNAKILIVDDQLSNVQLLEQLLSEAGYKNLSATLNPLEVCALHRQHQYDLILLDLQMPGMDGFEVMAGLRTNITDAYLPVIVLTAQPAHKLRALQAGAKDFISKPFDLIEVKTRISNMLEVRLLYKKLEDYSKELEEKVAERTAELRESEARFRSLTELASDWYWEQDERGYFTKVSGPVLDMLGIRVDTLDGSTKGDDPDGWDAAERAQLHAAIEARQPFIDFAFSRTYPDGSQQHYRVSGEPMFDQACRFIGYRGIGVQCKQMVYSNALINNTASS is encoded by the coding sequence ATGACGCTGACGACGATGGATTTGCTAAACGCAAAAATTTTAATCGTGGATGATCAGCTCTCCAATGTGCAATTGCTGGAGCAATTACTCAGCGAGGCGGGCTATAAAAATCTCAGCGCTACCCTCAACCCCCTGGAGGTCTGCGCACTGCATCGCCAGCACCAATACGATTTAATTTTGCTCGATTTACAAATGCCGGGCATGGATGGTTTTGAAGTGATGGCGGGTTTGCGCACCAATATTACCGACGCCTATTTGCCGGTTATTGTATTGACCGCCCAGCCCGCACATAAACTGCGTGCATTGCAGGCTGGCGCAAAAGATTTTATCAGCAAGCCGTTTGATTTAATTGAAGTAAAAACGCGTATCAGCAATATGCTGGAAGTGCGCTTGCTGTATAAAAAATTGGAAGACTACAGCAAAGAACTGGAAGAAAAAGTGGCCGAGCGCACTGCAGAATTGCGCGAAAGTGAAGCGCGTTTTCGCAGCCTGACCGAGCTGGCCTCCGATTGGTATTGGGAACAGGATGAACGCGGTTATTTCACCAAAGTGTCTGGCCCGGTACTGGATATGCTCGGCATTCGCGTCGATACACTGGATGGCAGCACCAAGGGTGATGACCCGGACGGATGGGACGCCGCCGAGCGCGCGCAATTACACGCGGCTATTGAAGCGCGCCAACCTTTTATTGATTTTGCGTTCAGCCGCACTTATCCCGACGGTTCACAGCAGCATTATCGTGTGAGTGGTGAACCCATGTTTGATCAAGCCTGTCGCTTTATCGGCTATCGCGGCATAGGCGTGCAGTGTAAACAAATGGTGTACAGCAATGCCCTTATCAACAATACCGCCAGTAGTTAA
- a CDS encoding ATP-binding protein, with the protein MITTKENAVPPTNTRSAESMSEIKRQQALLKTGALQNAILNSANFSIIATDENGIIQLFNIGAERSLGYAADDVVNKITPSDIYDPHEELERAQALSLELGTQINPGFEALAFKASRGIEDIYELTYICKDGSRFPAIVSITPLRDDEDGLIGYLLIGTDNSQRKQAELKLTQAMAIAEKANLAKSDFLSSMSHELRTPLSAILGFAQLIESGNPPPTATQKRSIDQILQAGWYLLELINEILDLALIESGKLSLSLEPMGLADVMLECAAMIEPQAHKRGIRVTFPPLGMRYFVKADRTRVKQVLINLLSNAIKYNSVGGSVTVTCEERVPGRIRISVEDTGSGLAPEQIEQLFQPFNRLGQEANAEEGTGIGLVMTKRLVELMGGAIGLDSVVGQGCVFWVEMDLTTTRVQDVGEVSDEPTKTYRQTNAAQHLLLYVEDNPANLMLVEDLIARRPDIKLITARDGLEGVALARSALPDMILMDINLPGISGITALLILAKDPSTKHIPIVALSANAMPRDIAKGLEAGFFRYLTKPIKVNEFMDTLDLTLKHADAHPAPHAGQPL; encoded by the coding sequence ATGATTACTACAAAAGAGAACGCTGTTCCTCCAACCAATACGCGCAGTGCAGAAAGTATGAGTGAAATAAAGCGGCAGCAGGCGCTGTTGAAAACCGGCGCCTTGCAAAATGCAATTTTGAACAGCGCAAACTTCTCCATTATTGCGACTGATGAGAATGGCATTATCCAATTATTTAATATCGGTGCAGAACGTTCACTGGGCTACGCTGCCGATGATGTAGTCAATAAAATTACCCCCAGTGATATCTACGATCCACACGAGGAGTTGGAGCGTGCGCAGGCGTTGAGTCTGGAATTGGGTACGCAGATTAACCCCGGTTTTGAAGCGCTCGCATTCAAGGCATCGCGCGGTATTGAAGATATTTACGAGCTCACTTACATCTGCAAAGACGGCAGCCGTTTTCCGGCGATAGTCTCGATCACGCCACTGCGCGATGATGAAGATGGTTTGATTGGTTATTTATTAATTGGTACCGACAATTCCCAGCGCAAACAAGCAGAGTTGAAATTAACTCAGGCCATGGCGATTGCGGAAAAAGCCAACCTCGCCAAATCCGATTTTCTCTCCAGCATGAGCCATGAATTGCGCACACCCTTGAGTGCGATTTTAGGTTTTGCACAATTAATTGAATCGGGTAACCCACCGCCGACCGCCACGCAAAAACGCAGCATCGATCAGATACTGCAAGCGGGATGGTATCTGCTGGAATTGATTAATGAAATTCTCGATTTGGCGTTAATTGAATCGGGCAAATTATCGCTCTCGCTTGAGCCTATGGGCTTGGCGGATGTGATGCTGGAATGCGCGGCGATGATTGAACCGCAGGCTCACAAACGCGGTATTCGCGTGACATTTCCGCCACTGGGCATGCGCTATTTTGTGAAGGCAGATCGCACCCGCGTTAAACAAGTGCTGATTAATTTGTTATCCAACGCCATTAAATACAACAGTGTTGGCGGCAGTGTCACTGTGACCTGTGAGGAGCGTGTGCCGGGGCGCATTCGTATTTCCGTGGAGGATACAGGCTCAGGTTTGGCGCCCGAACAAATTGAACAATTATTCCAGCCGTTTAATCGCCTTGGGCAGGAAGCCAATGCGGAAGAGGGCACAGGTATAGGTTTGGTTATGACCAAACGGCTGGTGGAATTAATGGGTGGCGCCATTGGTTTGGACAGTGTGGTTGGGCAGGGCTGCGTATTTTGGGTGGAAATGGATTTAACCACTACCCGAGTGCAGGATGTCGGTGAAGTCAGTGATGAGCCGACAAAAACCTATCGCCAAACGAATGCTGCACAACATTTGTTGTTGTATGTAGAGGACAACCCCGCCAATTTGATGTTGGTGGAAGACCTGATTGCGCGTCGCCCGGACATTAAATTAATTACCGCGCGCGATGGTCTTGAAGGTGTTGCACTGGCGCGCAGTGCACTGCCCGACATGATTTTGATGGATATTAATTTACCCGGCATCAGCGGTATTACGGCGCTGCTTATTCTCGCCAAAGACCCAAGCACCAAACATATTCCGATTGTGGCACTGAGCGCAAATGCAATGCCGCGCGATATTGCCAAGGGCTTGGAGGCCGGTTTTTTCCGCTACCTCACCAAGCCCATTAAAGTGAATGAATTTATGGATACGCTCGATCTCACACTCAAACATGCTGATGCGCACCCGGCGCCACACGCGGGGCAACCCCTATGA
- a CDS encoding OmpA family protein — translation MKHTPPNLHTQNISRTQSLKPTRLALAISLAAMVSSPVLFAQADNKYDLTSNWYGGLNIGQTHESINDGAIAQSEIGGGLTSLTDDDRDNGYKVFAGYQLNDNFAIEGGYFDLGQFGSRAVKGNEGALKTRTKTRGFNLDLVGSLPMTEKLSAFARAGAHYSESKDRFQGSDNVIVTDRHRRDRDVNFKWGGGLQYDFTQKFGMRLEAERYAINDVMGNNGNINMYSLGALYRFGEPNAAPAAAYVEPVTRRDQMRDEYCTTLDVQFEINNAEIQREDLERLAVVGTFLKKYPDTKAVVEGHTDNVGTPESNMELSRDRAESVMSYLVREQRVASSRVSAVGYGDTRPIASNATEDGKRANRRINTMISCASDIEGLTPAAARVTMGMLVEFDNNSAAVKPQYHNELGKVAKFLKENKTVTATIEGHTADLQTTPALAQEISLKRAQNVVDYLVTQEGIERSRLTAEGFGKTRRYSYNTSAAGQQDNRRVNVIFAYPQK, via the coding sequence ATGAAACACACACCACCTAATTTACACACCCAAAATATTTCACGCACCCAATCACTCAAGCCTACCCGTCTTGCATTGGCAATCAGCCTTGCAGCCATGGTGAGCAGCCCGGTATTGTTTGCACAAGCTGACAACAAATACGACCTTACTTCAAATTGGTACGGCGGTTTAAATATTGGCCAGACCCACGAAAGTATTAACGACGGCGCAATCGCCCAAAGCGAAATCGGTGGTGGTTTAACGTCACTGACTGATGATGATCGCGACAACGGTTACAAAGTATTTGCCGGTTACCAATTGAATGACAACTTCGCCATTGAAGGTGGTTATTTTGATTTGGGCCAATTCGGTTCGCGTGCCGTTAAAGGAAATGAAGGTGCACTAAAAACCCGCACCAAAACCCGCGGTTTTAATCTGGATTTGGTTGGCTCATTGCCAATGACTGAAAAATTATCGGCCTTTGCCCGTGCCGGTGCACATTACAGTGAATCGAAAGACCGCTTTCAAGGTAGCGATAACGTGATTGTTACCGATCGCCATCGCCGCGATCGCGATGTGAATTTTAAATGGGGTGGTGGTCTGCAATATGATTTCACTCAAAAATTCGGTATGCGCCTTGAAGCAGAGCGCTATGCCATTAATGATGTAATGGGCAATAACGGCAACATCAACATGTACTCACTCGGCGCGCTGTATCGCTTTGGTGAGCCAAATGCAGCACCGGCTGCAGCCTACGTAGAGCCAGTGACTCGCCGCGATCAAATGCGCGATGAATACTGCACCACGCTCGATGTGCAATTTGAAATTAACAATGCCGAAATCCAGCGCGAAGATTTAGAGCGCCTGGCGGTAGTTGGCACCTTCCTGAAAAAATACCCGGACACCAAAGCCGTTGTTGAAGGCCACACGGATAACGTCGGCACGCCTGAATCCAATATGGAATTGTCGCGTGATCGCGCTGAAAGTGTCATGAGTTATTTGGTGCGCGAACAACGTGTTGCCAGCTCGCGTGTTAGCGCCGTAGGTTATGGCGATACCCGCCCAATCGCCAGCAATGCAACGGAAGATGGTAAACGCGCTAACCGTCGCATTAACACCATGATCTCTTGCGCCAGTGATATTGAAGGCTTAACGCCTGCTGCAGCGCGGGTAACTATGGGCATGTTGGTTGAGTTTGATAACAACAGCGCTGCCGTTAAACCGCAGTACCACAATGAGTTGGGCAAGGTTGCCAAATTCTTGAAAGAAAACAAAACCGTGACCGCCACTATTGAAGGCCACACCGCTGATTTGCAAACCACGCCGGCACTTGCGCAGGAGATCTCACTCAAGCGCGCACAAAACGTAGTGGATTATCTAGTAACCCAGGAAGGTATTGAGCGCTCGCGCTTGACTGCAGAAGGCTTTGGTAAAACCCGTCGCTACTCCTACAACACCAGTGCTGCTGGTCAACAGGATAATCGCCGCGTAAACGTAATTTTTGCTTACCCGCAAAAATAA
- a CDS encoding alpha/beta fold hydrolase, with protein MLAAQYPHLVLLPGLVNDSRLWQHQVSGLAEIAQVTVGDLTKGHTIAEMASDILASAPAGPFALAGLSMGGYVALEIMREAPERIVALALLDTSARPDSLIARDMRNEAIEQAESNYQAVIAALMPKQLHPMHMEDADLVSLITDMAMSLGNKIFIRQQRAIAGRIDSIPSLSLIKCPTLVLCGREDALTPIGLHQEMVAAIEGAGLVMVSDCGHLSALEQPQRVNEALIQWLAKIIH; from the coding sequence ATGTTAGCTGCTCAATATCCGCATCTCGTTTTATTGCCTGGTTTGGTGAATGATTCACGCTTGTGGCAACACCAGGTATCCGGGCTTGCGGAAATTGCGCAGGTGACTGTTGGCGATTTAACCAAAGGCCACACCATCGCCGAAATGGCTTCGGACATTTTAGCCAGCGCGCCAGCCGGGCCATTTGCCTTGGCTGGTTTGTCGATGGGTGGTTATGTTGCACTGGAAATTATGCGCGAGGCGCCGGAACGGATTGTGGCGCTCGCATTACTGGATACCAGTGCGCGGCCCGATTCGCTTATTGCGCGCGACATGCGCAACGAAGCAATTGAACAGGCAGAATCCAATTACCAAGCGGTCATTGCAGCACTAATGCCTAAACAGCTGCACCCCATGCATATGGAGGATGCAGATCTCGTCAGTTTAATTACCGATATGGCAATGAGCCTGGGCAATAAAATTTTTATTCGCCAGCAGCGCGCCATCGCCGGTCGTATCGATAGTATTCCCTCATTATCATTAATTAAATGTCCAACGCTGGTGTTGTGTGGTCGCGAGGATGCGCTGACCCCTATAGGTCTGCATCAGGAAATGGTGGCGGCAATAGAAGGCGCAGGTTTAGTGATGGTGAGTGACTGCGGGCACCTCTCTGCGCTTGAACAACCACAGCGTGTTAATGAAGCGCTAATCCAATGGCTTGCAAAAATTATTCATTAA
- a CDS encoding BON domain-containing protein encodes MAFLFAVLVGCSSTSTRSSTGEYIDDSVITTKVKAAILEDKELKVTEINVETFKGVVQLSGFVTSQSDINRAVSVARGVGGVKSVKNDMRIK; translated from the coding sequence ATGGCATTTTTATTCGCCGTACTGGTGGGTTGCAGTTCTACCTCCACCCGCTCAAGCACGGGCGAATATATTGATGACAGTGTCATAACCACGAAAGTAAAAGCCGCCATCCTTGAGGACAAAGAACTCAAAGTGACAGAAATTAATGTTGAGACGTTTAAAGGTGTGGTGCAGCTCAGTGGTTTTGTAACTTCACAAAGCGATATCAACCGCGCGGTGAGTGTTGCTCGTGGTGTCGGTGGTGTTAAATCGGTAAAAAATGATATGCGCATTAAATAG
- a CDS encoding Crp/Fnr family transcriptional regulator, producing MPQTAKSPSLKPQQNYLIAALPSEVQARLLPNLELVALPLGKVLYESGDTLRHVYFPIDCIVSLLYVMENGSSAEISVVGKEGIIGIALFMGGESTPSRAIIQSGGYAYRLLGQKFKEEFNRHTEMLMLLLRYTQSLITQMAQTAVCNRHHSIDQQLCRWLLLSLDRLPSNCLTMTQELIANMLGVRREGVTEAAGKLQKLGVIEYSRGKITVLDRPQLEQLTCECYAVVKKETDRLMPCPLTISSVIRPCELPRVLRMPPCAQ from the coding sequence ATGCCACAAACAGCTAAATCCCCGTCACTAAAACCGCAACAAAATTATCTAATTGCCGCCCTGCCGTCCGAGGTACAAGCGCGCTTGCTCCCCAACCTTGAACTGGTCGCATTGCCCTTAGGCAAAGTTTTGTATGAATCCGGCGACACCTTGCGCCATGTGTATTTCCCTATCGATTGCATAGTGTCGCTCCTATACGTGATGGAAAACGGTTCATCGGCAGAAATTTCAGTGGTGGGTAAAGAGGGCATTATCGGTATCGCGCTGTTTATGGGCGGCGAAAGCACACCGAGCCGCGCCATCATCCAAAGCGGTGGTTATGCCTACCGCTTGCTGGGGCAAAAATTCAAAGAAGAATTTAATCGCCACACTGAAATGCTGATGTTGCTCCTGCGCTACACCCAATCGCTCATTACCCAAATGGCACAAACCGCCGTGTGCAATCGCCATCACTCTATCGATCAACAATTGTGTCGCTGGCTGCTGTTGTCGTTGGATCGCTTGCCGAGTAATTGTTTAACCATGACGCAAGAATTAATTGCCAACATGCTTGGCGTAAGGCGCGAAGGTGTCACCGAAGCGGCGGGTAAATTACAAAAACTGGGTGTGATTGAATATTCGCGCGGAAAAATTACTGTGCTGGATCGCCCGCAGTTGGAGCAATTAACCTGTGAATGTTATGCCGTTGTAAAAAAAGAAACTGATCGGCTTATGCCTTGCCCATTAACCATTTCGTCGGTTATTCGCCCTTGCGAATTGCCGCGTGTTTTACGTATGCCTCCATGCGCGCAGTAA
- a CDS encoding sensor domain-containing diguanylate cyclase produces the protein MLIEPRQRVLLLVSVLAMFCIITCTATFARHLWKLKAEVETTFKSRHELTRQFVALQRDRVLVMHNLLVGRYEVGVEPGSRPLTLKQHPELGVWELQQHNAIAGSLTGMGELPLPLQVEREIHAALALDAQITPALELAEEVAWLYYQSRHNFIYIAPKISPAEFHFTPELYNSGYWLEGGEHTNPSRRLVLKGPYKDMAGKGWVITFARPVYSGDEFLGMVALDLSVNTLEHLTNVGTATGESMLISENDRLIARQSGFAPGVLLHPPLSTSLTEWDKGKDGDLWLSSWVIDDELWLVHRLTRAQLWRAAARDSVGVWFVVVLITILAIMSLRLQRTLAEVTRLTRVDPLTQAFNRRGFFESAEVAMAVAKRQQLSLAVLMMDIDHFKKINDTYGHAVGDAVLKQLGANLLNACRPSDVFCRWGGEEFIMLIALDKVENARDVAERMRSAAQRTRIITDNSPITLSGGLVILGSDEPLEEAINRADALLYQSKQEGRNRITYG, from the coding sequence ATGTTGATTGAACCGCGACAACGGGTGTTGTTATTGGTCAGCGTGCTGGCGATGTTTTGCATCATTACCTGCACCGCCACGTTCGCCCGTCATTTGTGGAAATTAAAAGCGGAAGTGGAGACAACATTTAAAAGCCGCCACGAACTGACACGCCAATTTGTTGCACTGCAGCGCGACCGGGTGCTGGTCATGCACAATTTATTGGTCGGGCGTTATGAAGTGGGGGTAGAGCCAGGCTCCCGCCCCTTAACCCTGAAGCAACACCCTGAACTCGGGGTGTGGGAATTACAGCAACACAATGCTATTGCCGGGAGTTTGACGGGCATGGGTGAGTTGCCCCTGCCGCTGCAAGTAGAGCGGGAAATTCATGCCGCGCTGGCGCTGGATGCCCAAATTACCCCGGCGTTGGAACTCGCAGAGGAAGTCGCCTGGCTTTATTACCAATCGCGCCATAATTTTATTTACATCGCCCCCAAAATTTCCCCCGCCGAATTTCACTTTACGCCCGAACTTTACAACAGTGGTTATTGGCTGGAGGGCGGCGAACACACTAACCCTTCGCGCCGTTTAGTTCTTAAAGGCCCCTACAAAGACATGGCCGGCAAAGGCTGGGTGATTACTTTTGCCCGGCCGGTCTACAGTGGCGATGAATTTCTGGGCATGGTGGCGCTGGATCTGAGCGTAAATACGCTGGAGCATTTGACCAATGTGGGAACGGCGACGGGCGAATCCATGTTGATCAGCGAGAATGATCGCCTTATCGCCCGCCAGAGTGGTTTTGCACCGGGCGTATTGTTGCACCCGCCGTTGAGCACTAGCCTCACGGAGTGGGACAAGGGTAAAGACGGTGACCTGTGGCTCAGCAGTTGGGTGATTGATGACGAACTCTGGCTGGTGCATCGCTTGACCCGCGCGCAATTGTGGCGTGCGGCCGCGCGCGACAGTGTGGGTGTTTGGTTTGTGGTGGTGCTGATTACTATTCTCGCCATTATGTCGCTGCGCCTGCAGCGCACACTGGCAGAAGTCACGCGCTTAACGCGGGTTGATCCGCTCACCCAGGCATTTAACCGGCGCGGTTTTTTTGAATCGGCAGAAGTTGCCATGGCCGTTGCCAAGCGCCAACAGCTCAGCCTGGCGGTGTTGATGATGGATATAGATCACTTCAAAAAAATTAACGACACCTATGGTCACGCGGTGGGTGATGCGGTGCTGAAACAATTGGGCGCTAATTTGTTAAACGCCTGTCGCCCCTCGGATGTGTTTTGTCGCTGGGGCGGTGAAGAATTTATTATGTTGATTGCGCTGGATAAAGTGGAAAATGCGCGGGATGTGGCCGAGCGCATGCGCAGCGCCGCCCAGCGCACGCGAATTATTACCGACAACAGCCCCATCACCTTGAGTGGCGGTTTGGTTATCTTGGGCAGTGATGAACCGCTGGAAGAAGCCATTAACCGCGCCGATGCCTTGCTCTATCAATCCAAACAAGAGGGGCGCAATCGCATCACCTATGGTTAA
- a CDS encoding MdtA/MuxA family multidrug efflux RND transporter periplasmic adaptor subunit, with protein MPDFLARLSPGQRWLAIIALPIVLLAVWFFGFRDAEEKRPPPPNPWMGPTPVNVVTATKENLTVYIKAIGSVAPLNTVTVRSRVDGQLLRILFEEGQRVKAGDLLAEIDPATYQVRLAQAEGTLQETRAQLKNAEEDLALYQSLLSKNSIAKQQFDKQKALVEQLRGTLKNHTAQLDDARLQLSYTRITAPIAGRTGLRKVDVGNLIKTGDAEGLVTITQTQPIAVMFTIPENQLIAVRGAYGDAQKNNRTLPVEAWDRSEQSLLATGQLTTLDNQIDTATGTLKLKAQFDNSDDSLFPNQFVNARLQVQTLNDAITIPADAVQYGSKGTYVYTIKDGKAAMRLLKLGASEGTKVAVVEGLEEGEQVVLEGLDRLHEGKDVKVME; from the coding sequence ATGCCCGACTTTCTCGCACGTTTATCACCCGGCCAACGTTGGTTGGCCATTATTGCCCTGCCTATTGTGCTGCTTGCCGTTTGGTTTTTTGGCTTTCGCGACGCAGAAGAAAAACGCCCGCCGCCACCTAACCCCTGGATGGGCCCAACACCCGTGAATGTAGTCACGGCGACCAAAGAAAATTTAACCGTCTATATAAAAGCGATTGGCAGCGTTGCACCGCTCAATACCGTGACCGTGCGCAGCCGGGTAGACGGCCAGTTATTGCGTATTTTGTTTGAAGAGGGGCAACGGGTAAAAGCGGGCGATTTACTCGCCGAAATTGACCCGGCCACTTATCAAGTGCGCCTGGCACAGGCCGAAGGCACGCTGCAGGAAACCCGCGCGCAGTTAAAAAATGCCGAGGAGGATTTGGCGCTCTATCAAAGTCTGCTGAGCAAAAATTCCATCGCCAAACAACAGTTTGATAAACAAAAAGCCTTGGTTGAACAGTTGCGCGGCACCTTAAAAAATCACACCGCACAATTGGATGATGCGCGCCTGCAGCTCTCTTACACCCGCATCACCGCGCCCATTGCCGGCCGCACCGGTTTACGCAAAGTGGATGTGGGCAACTTAATCAAAACCGGCGATGCCGAAGGGTTGGTCACCATCACCCAAACCCAGCCGATTGCCGTGATGTTTACCATCCCCGAAAACCAATTAATTGCCGTGCGTGGCGCCTATGGCGATGCGCAAAAAAATAACCGCACCCTGCCGGTAGAGGCGTGGGATCGCAGCGAGCAGAGTTTATTGGCAACCGGCCAGCTCACCACCCTGGACAACCAGATCGATACCGCCACCGGCACCCTTAAACTAAAAGCCCAGTTTGATAACAGCGATGACAGCCTGTTCCCCAATCAATTTGTGAATGCGCGCTTGCAGGTACAAACCCTGAACGATGCCATCACCATTCCGGCGGATGCCGTGCAGTACGGCTCCAAAGGCACCTATGTCTACACCATTAAAGATGGCAAAGCGGCCATGCGCCTACTGAAGTTGGGGGCAAGCGAAGGCACCAAAGTCGCGGTGGTAGAAGGTTTGGAAGAAGGTGAGCAGGTGGTATTGGAAGGCTTGGATCGTTTGCACGAAGGCAAAGACGTCAAGGTGATGGAATGA